A DNA window from Paraclostridium bifermentans contains the following coding sequences:
- a CDS encoding YybS family protein, with amino-acid sequence MNNRAKLTQTAMITVIAIGLCLASAYIPFLGLLALILPVPYAIISTTSGYKYALISAISSFFILVLTVNVVYALNLLIMCMLPGIAVGYRINQDSKVEDENKSFTPIYFGTIAFILSIIVFFAMSKLLFNIDLLADISKTIKATVEAQFAIMESTNMMPKENITAKDMINMFQNMMPTVLFMYSIIASLITYYVEAFILRRTKVLNYDLPKFSEFYLPGNAIVTSLILYLLVMFLEMLNIGLYTDSIMLNIQLVFSILFLIQGVSVSIYFIKSWKDKSPGKIVFAVIAVILLSGSMILSFVGMLDSAIDFRKVRNYKST; translated from the coding sequence TTGAATAATAGAGCTAAATTAACTCAAACGGCAATGATTACTGTTATAGCTATTGGACTTTGTCTTGCTTCAGCATACATTCCGTTTTTAGGGTTACTTGCGCTTATTCTTCCTGTTCCATATGCTATAATATCAACAACTTCAGGATATAAGTATGCATTAATTTCAGCTATATCCTCTTTTTTTATATTGGTATTAACTGTAAACGTAGTATATGCTTTAAATTTACTTATAATGTGTATGTTACCAGGGATAGCAGTGGGATATAGAATCAATCAAGATAGCAAAGTAGAAGATGAAAATAAAAGCTTTACGCCTATATATTTTGGAACGATAGCATTTATACTATCTATAATTGTATTTTTTGCAATGTCAAAACTGTTATTCAATATAGACTTATTAGCAGATATATCAAAAACTATAAAAGCAACAGTAGAAGCTCAGTTTGCCATTATGGAAAGTACGAATATGATGCCTAAAGAAAATATAACAGCCAAAGATATGATTAATATGTTCCAAAACATGATGCCTACAGTGTTATTTATGTATAGCATAATAGCATCATTAATAACATATTATGTAGAAGCCTTTATTTTAAGAAGAACTAAAGTATTAAATTACGATTTACCAAAATTTTCGGAGTTTTATTTACCAGGAAATGCTATAGTAACATCACTAATATTATATTTATTAGTTATGTTCTTAGAGATGTTGAATATAGGGCTTTATACAGATTCAATAATGTTAAATATTCAATTGGTATTTAGTATACTATTTTTAATACAAGGTGTATCAGTGTCTATTTACTTTATAAAAAGTTGGAAAGATAAATCGCCAGGTAAAATAGTATTTGCAGTAATAGCAGTAATTCTATTATCAGGATCCATGATTTTGAGCTTTGTAGGAATGTTAGACAGTGCAATTGATTTTAGAAAGGTAAGAAACTACAAATCCACTTAG
- a CDS encoding MazG-like family protein produces MRLDKNSEITKNIKIIEWMKTELIISLGDLFNLLFKGTRPVDQILQDTLANIVMVTYLLSKRLGISFKEIDYKIKEKIKDGIEEDHSVERWYGDLSNLKNYLDNRE; encoded by the coding sequence GTGAGACTAGATAAAAACTCAGAGATAACGAAGAACATAAAAATTATTGAATGGATGAAAACAGAATTAATAATAAGCCTGGGGGACTTATTTAACCTTTTATTTAAAGGTACAAGACCTGTAGATCAGATTTTACAAGATACTCTAGCTAATATAGTTATGGTTACATATTTACTATCAAAGAGACTTGGAATTAGCTTTAAGGAAATAGATTATAAAATAAAGGAAAAGATAAAGGATGGAATAGAGGAAGACCATAGTGTAGAACGATGGTATGGAGATTTATCTAATCTTAAAAATTACTTAGACAATAGGGAGTGA
- the rpsR gene encoding 30S ribosomal protein S18, whose product MINKKRRKKKRVCQFCADKNAKIDYKNTQRLQKYVTERGKILPRRIAGTCAKHQRELTVAIKRARNLALLPYTLD is encoded by the coding sequence ATGATAAACAAGAAGAGACGTAAGAAAAAAAGAGTTTGTCAATTCTGTGCAGATAAAAATGCTAAGATAGACTACAAAAACACTCAAAGATTACAAAAATACGTAACTGAAAGAGGTAAAATATTACCTAGAAGAATAGCTGGTACTTGTGCTAAGCATCAAAGAGAATTAACAGTTGCTATAAAGAGAGCTAGAAACTTAGCTTTATTACCATATACATTAGACTAA
- a CDS encoding single-stranded DNA-binding protein — MNHVVLVGRLTKDPELRYIPGTGTAVASFSIAIDRDFTKKDGSKDTDFIPVEVMGKPAEFCANYISKGRLVAIQGSIRVDNYQTQSGEKRTFTKVSARNIQALDSNKNRSDSPYPNQNQNQGFEPSFEPSFEPAGLDPQGFQAIDDDDIPF, encoded by the coding sequence ATGAATCATGTTGTGCTAGTGGGAAGATTAACGAAGGATCCTGAGTTAAGATATATCCCAGGAACAGGAACAGCCGTTGCATCATTCAGTATTGCCATTGATAGAGATTTTACTAAAAAAGATGGTAGCAAAGATACTGATTTTATACCGGTTGAGGTAATGGGTAAACCTGCTGAATTTTGTGCAAACTATATATCAAAAGGTAGATTAGTTGCTATACAAGGTTCGATAAGAGTAGATAATTATCAAACTCAATCAGGAGAAAAAAGAACTTTCACTAAGGTAAGTGCTCGAAATATACAAGCCTTAGATAGTAATAAAAATAGATCGGATAGTCCATATCCAAATCAAAATCAGAATCAAGGATTCGAACCTAGTTTCGAACCAAGCTTTGAGCCTGCAGGATTAGATCCTCAAGGATTCCAAGCTATAGATGATGATGATATACCATTCTAA
- the rpsF gene encoding 30S ribosomal protein S6 yields the protein MKNYELVFVVKPNADEETKAAVLNKVKEVIATEGEVATVDTWGTKKLAYPIAKFTEGYYVLVNFKSGVDVPKEIDRNLKINENVIRHMIVVA from the coding sequence GTGAAGAATTATGAATTAGTTTTCGTAGTAAAGCCTAATGCAGATGAAGAAACAAAAGCAGCTGTATTAAACAAGGTTAAAGAAGTTATAGCTACTGAAGGTGAAGTTGCAACTGTAGATACTTGGGGTACTAAGAAATTAGCTTACCCAATAGCTAAGTTCACTGAAGGTTACTATGTATTAGTTAACTTTAAGTCAGGTGTTGATGTTCCTAAGGAAATAGACAGAAACTTAAAGATAAACGAGAACGTAATAAGACATATGATAGTTGTTGCTTAA
- a CDS encoding aminotransferase-like domain-containing protein — protein MAIKFAKRMDGLKGSEIRELLKLTEKPEVISFAGGLPAPELFPVEEMKEISRMVLEESGREALQYTTTEGFGPLREHIAERMNRKLKTNVSKDDLLITSGSQQGLDFAGKIFLDEGDVVLVESPSYLGALNAFKAYCPKFIEVPTDKDGMIIEELEKILETTENVKMIYVIPDFQNPTGKTWSMERRERFMDVINKFELPVIEDNPYGELRFEGEILPSLKAMDEKGLVMFLGSFSKIFCPGYRIGWVAASEELLSKFIFIKQGADLQASTISQREISKFIDVYDLDAHVENIKSVYSKRRDLMLKTMDETFPEGIEHTYPEGGLFTWVELPKHLDAKKIMEKCLEKDVAYVPGGSFFPNGGNQNTFRLNYSNMPEDKIVEGMNRLADVLKDALAQDANA, from the coding sequence ATGGCTATCAAATTTGCAAAAAGAATGGATGGATTAAAAGGATCTGAGATTCGTGAGCTTTTAAAATTGACAGAGAAACCTGAAGTAATATCTTTTGCAGGCGGACTTCCAGCTCCTGAATTATTTCCAGTAGAAGAAATGAAAGAAATATCAAGAATGGTATTAGAAGAATCAGGAAGAGAAGCTCTTCAATATACTACAACAGAAGGATTTGGACCTTTAAGAGAGCACATAGCTGAAAGAATGAATAGAAAGCTAAAAACTAATGTATCAAAAGATGATCTATTAATAACAAGTGGATCTCAACAAGGTTTAGATTTTGCAGGTAAAATTTTCTTAGATGAAGGAGATGTAGTTTTAGTAGAAAGTCCATCATACTTAGGTGCACTTAATGCTTTCAAGGCTTATTGTCCTAAATTTATAGAAGTACCAACTGATAAAGATGGTATGATAATTGAAGAACTAGAAAAGATTTTAGAAACAACAGAAAATGTAAAAATGATATATGTTATACCTGACTTCCAAAATCCAACAGGAAAGACATGGTCTATGGAAAGACGTGAAAGATTCATGGATGTCATAAATAAGTTTGAATTACCAGTAATAGAGGATAATCCATATGGGGAATTAAGATTTGAAGGGGAAATATTACCATCATTAAAGGCTATGGATGAAAAAGGACTAGTTATGTTCTTAGGATCATTCTCAAAAATATTCTGTCCAGGATACAGAATAGGTTGGGTTGCTGCTTCTGAAGAATTATTATCAAAATTCATATTTATTAAACAAGGAGCAGACTTACAAGCATCTACAATATCACAAAGAGAAATAAGTAAATTTATAGATGTTTATGATTTAGATGCTCATGTTGAGAATATAAAATCAGTTTATAGTAAACGTAGAGATTTAATGTTAAAAACAATGGACGAAACATTCCCAGAAGGAATAGAACATACATATCCAGAAGGTGGATTATTCACTTGGGTAGAGCTACCAAAACATTTAGATGCAAAAAAAATAATGGAAAAATGTTTAGAAAAAGATGTTGCTTATGTTCCAGGAGGATCATTCTTCCCTAATGGAGGAAACCAAAATACATTCAGATTAAACTACTCTAATATGCCTGAAGATAAAATAGTTGAAGGTATGAATAGATTAGCAGATGTATTAAAAGATGCTTTAGCTCAAGATGCAAATGCTTAA
- a CDS encoding DUF951 domain-containing protein: MPMKLNVGDVVELKKPHPCGCKEFEITRAGMDFKIKCLKCDRMLMLDRETLEKRIKKVKGL; encoded by the coding sequence ATGCCAATGAAGCTAAATGTAGGAGATGTTGTAGAATTAAAGAAACCACATCCATGTGGATGTAAAGAATTTGAAATAACTAGAGCAGGAATGGACTTTAAAATAAAGTGTTTAAAGTGTGATAGAATGCTGATGTTAGATAGAGAAACTTTAGAAAAAAGAATAAAAAAAGTAAAAGGCTTGTAA
- a CDS encoding DUF3343 domain-containing protein — protein sequence MNEMYIVAFNSTHHAIRTDKVLNEKDLKVTTLPTPREISSSCGISVRFLKEDMDVVVESLEENEILYNGIFKVNRVAGGKKEVTKLR from the coding sequence ATGAACGAAATGTATATAGTAGCTTTTAACTCAACACATCATGCAATAAGAACAGATAAAGTTTTAAACGAAAAAGATTTAAAGGTAACCACTTTACCAACACCTAGAGAAATAAGCTCTAGTTGTGGAATATCTGTTAGATTTTTAAAAGAGGATATGGATGTAGTTGTAGAATCTTTAGAAGAAAATGAAATTTTATATAATGGAATTTTCAAAGTAAATAGAGTAGCCGGAGGAAAAAAAGAAGTAACTAAATTAAGATAG
- the yedF gene encoding sulfurtransferase-like selenium metabolism protein YedF, which translates to MRIELDAKGLACPKPVINTKKKLDSIEQGVVEVTVDNEIAKENILKLAKSMNLEANVLKTEKDSICIEIIKGENVIIEEKSQESLADTCIFINSDKMGTGNDELGQVLIKGYIYTLTESKPYPKSILFVNSGIKLTTENEATVENLKILQDAGVEILSCGTCLDYYGLKEELKVGTVTNMYTIVESMNNSSKTISI; encoded by the coding sequence ATGAGAATAGAGTTAGATGCAAAAGGACTGGCATGTCCGAAACCAGTTATAAATACTAAAAAAAAATTAGATAGTATTGAACAAGGGGTTGTAGAAGTAACTGTAGATAATGAGATTGCTAAGGAAAATATATTAAAATTAGCAAAATCAATGAATTTAGAAGCAAATGTATTAAAAACAGAAAAAGATTCTATTTGTATAGAGATTATAAAAGGTGAAAATGTTATAATAGAAGAAAAATCACAAGAGTCTTTAGCTGATACATGTATATTTATAAACTCAGATAAAATGGGAACTGGAAATGATGAATTAGGACAGGTACTTATAAAAGGATATATATATACTTTAACAGAAAGTAAGCCATATCCAAAAAGTATACTATTTGTTAATAGCGGAATAAAGTTGACAACAGAAAATGAAGCAACAGTAGAAAATCTTAAAATACTACAAGATGCAGGTGTTGAAATATTATCTTGTGGAACATGTTTAGATTACTACGGATTAAAAGAAGAATTAAAAGTTGGAACTGTAACAAATATGTATACAATTGTAGAATCAATGAACAATTCATCAAAAACTATATCTATATAA
- a CDS encoding DUF5711 family protein: MKKKWLLIIVLIIIVLINPKTIGSVSQKLGKKSVKIQDKKSIEVSEKFNCVEYEDNIVYYDGKTLKSVDENGKEIFKINLNIKNLRLDSNKYIDVLDKDKNTIYSINKTGKVVFKKNVPNNGLMYLSLDNDSYVYAYKKENKDSINIYDFEGNLQKNLDLEGKLTDIEYTSQGIYVCDLKTEKDLESTITKYDYNGNLKNKKSIKDSIILDTIVQKDNIYLIEKNKISRVDYNLKVIDEFDVKNIKYYSNINSDGIYVIEENNNIKHISKKVEDISTSSNIEYIDGIVNMKDNFILYKDNKIINKKGEELKGFEKDIKSIMMINDSTLSVKFDDKIQILKVK, translated from the coding sequence GTGAAAAAGAAATGGTTATTAATAATTGTATTAATTATAATAGTTTTAATAAATCCTAAGACAATAGGAAGTGTTAGTCAAAAATTAGGTAAAAAATCTGTAAAAATACAAGATAAAAAAAGTATAGAGGTTAGTGAAAAGTTTAATTGTGTAGAGTATGAAGATAATATTGTATATTATGATGGAAAGACATTAAAAAGTGTAGATGAAAATGGAAAAGAAATATTTAAGATAAATCTAAATATAAAAAATTTAAGACTAGATAGCAATAAATATATAGATGTATTAGATAAAGATAAAAATACTATATATAGTATAAATAAAACTGGAAAAGTTGTTTTCAAAAAAAATGTACCGAATAACGGACTTATGTATTTAAGTTTAGATAATGATTCATATGTTTATGCATATAAAAAAGAAAATAAAGATAGTATAAATATTTACGATTTTGAGGGTAACTTGCAGAAAAACTTAGATTTAGAAGGTAAACTAACTGACATAGAATATACATCACAAGGTATATACGTGTGTGATTTAAAAACTGAAAAAGATTTAGAAAGTACAATAACTAAATATGATTACAATGGAAACTTAAAAAATAAAAAAAGCATAAAAGACTCTATTATTTTAGATACCATAGTGCAAAAAGATAATATTTACTTAATTGAAAAAAATAAAATAAGCAGGGTAGATTATAATTTAAAGGTAATTGATGAGTTTGATGTTAAAAATATAAAATATTATAGCAATATAAATAGTGATGGAATTTATGTTATAGAAGAAAACAACAATATAAAGCATATAAGCAAGAAAGTTGAAGATATATCTACATCAAGTAATATTGAATATATAGATGGTATTGTTAATATGAAAGACAACTTTATATTATATAAAGATAATAAAATAATTAATAAAAAAGGTGAAGAGTTAAAAGGTTTTGAAAAAGACATAAAAAGTATAATGATGATTAATGACTCAACTCTAAGTGTTAAATTTGATGATAAAATACAAATATTAAAAGTTAAATAG
- a CDS encoding helix-turn-helix domain-containing protein, producing the protein MEILSLGEKIKKLRKEKNLTLKELAGERITAAQISHIERDKSYTSYELLEYLASRLGVSVDYLLETKEMQAKKITDNLIIQSEIYIKCKDLEKAKEEINKVMSICTKYQLIDNYGRCNLLLATINLKQKDYNAAIINFEKSLYFFIQNNDKENIAKCYINIGKIYMEENFHKGAVSNFKFAEDILEENKLNDSSVKKDLYSNISFCYTQLNKDDEALEYIEKIKNLDITVNTKEEAELMVSKANKLMGMGKYEEAKQQFRLALELLEEEDNKNELANVYLRVCEVYENIGDSEKALDYSKRAYEIKKYDEDECSINVIIKIIQSYIQLENYEEARKYSKLALASSIKNKNKYFEYKALKYYSQIYKKEENIKMAIEYILKCINIVNELNDRKTLADLYIELGQLYTDISKEKELEYYQKGVCLYKNLEII; encoded by the coding sequence ATGGAAATTTTAAGCTTAGGAGAAAAAATTAAGAAATTAAGAAAAGAAAAAAACTTAACGCTTAAAGAACTAGCTGGAGAAAGAATTACTGCAGCTCAAATTAGTCATATAGAAAGAGACAAGTCATACACTAGTTACGAGTTATTAGAATATTTAGCAAGCCGTCTTGGTGTAAGTGTAGACTATTTACTAGAAACAAAGGAAATGCAAGCTAAAAAGATAACTGATAATTTAATAATACAAAGTGAAATTTATATAAAATGCAAAGATTTAGAAAAAGCAAAAGAAGAAATAAATAAAGTTATGTCGATATGTACAAAGTATCAATTAATAGATAATTATGGGAGATGCAATCTATTACTTGCTACGATAAACCTAAAACAAAAAGATTATAATGCTGCTATAATTAACTTTGAAAAATCATTATATTTTTTCATACAAAATAATGATAAAGAGAATATAGCTAAATGCTATATAAACATAGGTAAAATTTATATGGAAGAAAACTTCCATAAAGGAGCAGTAAGTAACTTCAAATTTGCTGAAGATATTTTAGAAGAAAATAAATTAAATGATTCAAGTGTTAAAAAAGATTTATACAGCAACATATCATTTTGTTATACACAACTAAACAAAGATGATGAAGCTTTAGAGTATATAGAAAAAATTAAAAACTTAGATATAACTGTTAACACAAAAGAAGAAGCTGAGTTAATGGTATCTAAAGCGAATAAATTAATGGGTATGGGTAAATATGAAGAAGCTAAGCAACAATTTAGATTAGCTTTAGAACTTTTAGAAGAAGAAGATAATAAGAATGAATTAGCTAATGTTTATTTAAGAGTATGTGAAGTTTATGAAAATATAGGCGACAGTGAAAAAGCATTAGATTATTCAAAAAGAGCTTATGAAATAAAGAAATATGATGAAGATGAATGTTCAATTAATGTTATTATAAAAATAATACAATCATACATTCAATTAGAAAATTATGAAGAAGCTAGAAAATATTCGAAGTTAGCACTAGCTAGTTCAATAAAAAATAAAAATAAGTATTTTGAATATAAAGCTCTTAAATATTATTCTCAAATATACAAAAAAGAAGAAAATATTAAAATGGCAATAGAATATATACTAAAATGTATAAATATAGTAAATGAACTAAACGACAGGAAAACTCTTGCAGACTTATATATAGAATTAGGTCAACTATATACAGATATCTCAAAAGAAAAAGAACTAGAGTATTATCAAAAAGGTGTTTGTTTATATAAAAACTTAGAAATTATTTAA
- a CDS encoding aminotransferase class V-fold PLP-dependent enzyme gives MIYLDNAATTFPKPKEVYCAVLDCMETYGANPGRAGHKLAMRAGREIYECRENIAKLLNVSNPMNIVFTHNATDSLNLAIKGVVKPGDHIITTSIEHNSVIRPIKSLEKKGVENTIVKCDKLGQLDPEDIRKAIRPNTKLIVTTHASNVCGTIVDIESVGNIAKENNILYLVDASQTLGVYDVDVQKLNVDMVAAPGHKCLLGPQGTGILYIREGLSVDILKEGGTGSNSEDLFQPNMMPDRYESGTHNTPGIAGLNAGVKFVLETGIDKIRHHEEELCDYMLKKLKEVPNVKIYGPLDSKKRAAVISINIGDIDSGELTYLLDDMYDIATRSGIHCSPLTHETIGTLVQGTVRFSFGYFNTKEEIDKTVEALIEIEKEINM, from the coding sequence ATGATTTACTTAGATAATGCAGCAACTACATTTCCAAAACCTAAGGAAGTATATTGTGCAGTTTTAGATTGTATGGAAACTTATGGAGCTAATCCAGGGAGAGCTGGGCATAAACTAGCTATGAGAGCGGGTAGAGAGATTTACGAGTGTAGAGAGAATATAGCTAAACTTTTAAATGTATCTAATCCTATGAATATAGTGTTTACACATAATGCTACAGACTCTTTAAACCTTGCTATAAAAGGGGTTGTTAAACCTGGAGATCATATTATAACAACAAGTATTGAACATAACTCAGTTATAAGACCTATAAAGTCTTTAGAGAAAAAAGGAGTAGAAAATACTATTGTTAAATGTGATAAATTAGGACAACTAGATCCTGAAGATATAAGAAAAGCAATAAGACCAAATACAAAATTGATTGTTACAACTCATGCATCAAATGTATGTGGAACTATTGTTGATATAGAATCTGTAGGTAATATAGCTAAAGAAAATAATATATTATACTTAGTGGATGCATCTCAAACATTAGGGGTCTATGATGTAGATGTTCAGAAACTAAATGTAGATATGGTAGCAGCTCCAGGACATAAATGTTTACTTGGACCACAAGGTACAGGTATTTTATATATAAGAGAAGGACTTAGTGTCGATATATTAAAAGAAGGTGGAACAGGTAGTAATTCAGAAGACTTATTCCAACCTAACATGATGCCTGATAGATATGAGTCAGGAACTCATAATACACCTGGTATAGCAGGTTTAAATGCAGGTGTTAAATTTGTTCTAGAAACAGGAATAGATAAAATTAGACACCATGAAGAAGAACTATGTGATTATATGCTGAAAAAACTAAAAGAGGTTCCTAATGTTAAAATATATGGACCTTTAGATAGCAAAAAAAGAGCAGCTGTAATTTCTATAAACATAGGGGATATAGATTCAGGAGAATTAACATATTTACTAGACGATATGTACGATATTGCCACAAGATCAGGAATTCATTGTTCACCACTTACTCATGAGACAATAGGAACGCTTGTACAAGGTACTGTAAGATTTAGTTTTGGATACTTTAATACAAAAGAGGAAATAGATAAAACTGTCGAAGCTTTGATAGAAATAGAAAAAGAAATTAATATGTAA
- a CDS encoding ParB/RepB/Spo0J family partition protein — protein MEKTTRRSNRLGKGLGALIPTIKEEIDSKDIVNIDIKKIYANPEQPRKVFDGEKIEILSNSIKNYGVLQPIVVKPDDEGKYMIIAGERRYRASKKANLKEMPAVIKDIPMKDLMEIALIENLQREDLNSIEEAIAYKSLIDHYSVTQEEISEAVGKSRPHITNTLRLLNLSKEVMAMVEDNRITPGHGKALLRVTDSKIQLELANKIIDEELSVRETERLAKKIVESETPVVEKSKKQKDIYIVDVEERLTSLLGTKVNISKGKKKGKIEIEYYNDDDLNGIISLLLEGQEA, from the coding sequence ATGGAAAAAACGACAAGACGTTCAAATAGACTAGGAAAAGGGCTAGGAGCTTTAATTCCAACTATAAAAGAAGAAATAGATTCAAAAGACATTGTTAATATAGATATAAAGAAAATTTATGCGAACCCAGAACAACCTAGAAAAGTTTTTGATGGGGAAAAAATAGAGATATTATCAAATTCTATAAAAAACTATGGAGTTTTACAGCCTATAGTAGTTAAACCAGATGATGAAGGTAAATACATGATAATAGCTGGTGAAAGAAGATATAGAGCTTCAAAAAAAGCTAATTTAAAAGAAATGCCAGCTGTTATAAAAGATATACCTATGAAAGATTTAATGGAAATAGCGCTTATAGAAAACTTACAAAGAGAAGATTTAAACTCTATAGAGGAAGCAATAGCTTATAAAAGTTTAATAGATCATTATAGTGTGACTCAAGAGGAAATTTCTGAAGCAGTCGGAAAAAGTAGACCTCACATAACAAATACTTTAAGACTTTTAAACCTTAGTAAAGAAGTTATGGCTATGGTAGAAGATAACAGAATTACTCCAGGGCATGGTAAAGCTCTTTTAAGAGTAACTGATTCAAAAATACAATTAGAGTTAGCTAACAAAATAATAGATGAAGAATTATCTGTTAGAGAAACTGAAAGATTAGCTAAAAAAATAGTAGAAAGCGAAACTCCAGTTGTTGAAAAAAGTAAAAAACAAAAAGATATATATATTGTGGATGTAGAAGAAAGACTTACAAGTCTTTTAGGAACAAAAGTTAACATTTCTAAAGGCAAGAAAAAAGGTAAAATAGAAATAGAGTACTATAATGATGATGATTTAAATGGCATAATATCATTATTGTTAGAAGGACAAGAAGCATAA
- a CDS encoding ParA family protein produces MSKVIAVFNQKGGVGKTTTNVNLSASVAKMGKKVLVLDLDPQGNSTSGYGIEKNEVENTIYEVLINNDSIENAIIKTEFENIDIVASATELAGAEIEFTTVEEREYILKKAIDKVRDKYDYIFIDCPPSLGMLTINCLTAVDSVLIPIQCEYYALEGVSQLMETISLIKRSLNPNLEIQGVVLSMFDGRANLSIQVVEEVKKYFKGSVYTTLIPRNVRLAEAPSHGKPVIYYDSRCKGAVAYLELAEEFIDLEEDVI; encoded by the coding sequence ATGAGCAAAGTAATAGCAGTGTTTAATCAAAAAGGTGGAGTTGGAAAAACAACTACAAATGTAAATTTAAGCGCTAGTGTAGCTAAAATGGGTAAAAAAGTTTTAGTATTAGATCTAGATCCGCAGGGGAATTCTACTAGTGGATATGGGATAGAAAAAAATGAAGTCGAAAATACAATTTATGAAGTATTAATAAATAATGATAGTATAGAGAATGCAATAATTAAAACTGAATTTGAAAATATTGATATAGTAGCATCAGCAACAGAATTAGCTGGAGCAGAAATAGAGTTTACAACTGTTGAAGAAAGAGAATATATATTAAAAAAAGCAATAGATAAAGTAAGAGATAAATATGATTACATATTTATAGATTGTCCTCCATCTTTAGGTATGCTAACTATAAATTGTTTAACAGCAGTTGATAGTGTTTTAATACCTATACAGTGTGAATACTATGCTTTAGAAGGTGTTAGCCAGCTAATGGAAACTATATCACTAATTAAGAGAAGTCTAAATCCTAATTTAGAGATACAAGGTGTAGTTTTAAGTATGTTTGATGGAAGGGCGAACCTGTCAATTCAAGTAGTAGAAGAAGTAAAAAAATACTTTAAAGGAAGTGTGTATACAACTTTAATTCCAAGAAATGTAAGGTTAGCAGAGGCTCCAAGTCATGGTAAACCAGTTATATACTATGATTCTAGATGTAAAGGTGCTGTTGCATACTTAGAATTAGCAGAAGAATTTATAGATTTAGAGGAGGATGTGATATAG
- the noc gene encoding nucleoid occlusion protein — MEDKRVMEIPIDNIVPNPYQPRRVFSQAALEELSESIKVYGILQPITVRSKSNNEYELVAGERRLRASKLAGLKTIPAIINNMSDESSAVLALLENLQREDLNFIEEAMGYENLIKEHEFTQQQLAAKLGKNQSTIANKIRILRLPTDIKIKLVENSLTERHARALLKLPNEELMREVLEKVIKSDLNVKKTEKLIADILEDLKQPKDGEDKKQTVKGIMGMRIYLNTIKQAYEAITNTGLEAKYKEVDKGDHIEVVVKIPKK; from the coding sequence ATGGAAGATAAAAGAGTTATGGAGATACCTATAGATAATATAGTTCCAAATCCATACCAACCAAGAAGAGTATTTTCACAAGCGGCATTAGAAGAGTTAAGTGAATCTATAAAGGTATATGGTATATTACAGCCTATAACTGTTAGGAGTAAAAGCAACAATGAGTATGAATTAGTAGCAGGAGAGAGAAGGCTTAGGGCATCAAAACTAGCTGGATTAAAAACTATTCCTGCTATAATAAATAATATGTCTGATGAATCTTCAGCTGTATTAGCATTATTAGAAAACTTACAAAGAGAAGATTTAAATTTTATAGAAGAAGCTATGGGTTATGAGAACTTGATAAAAGAGCATGAGTTCACACAACAACAGCTTGCAGCAAAATTAGGAAAAAATCAATCTACAATAGCTAATAAAATTAGAATACTAAGATTACCAACAGATATAAAAATAAAATTAGTAGAGAATAGTTTAACGGAGAGACATGCTAGAGCTTTATTGAAATTGCCAAATGAAGAACTTATGAGAGAAGTTTTAGAAAAGGTAATAAAATCAGATTTAAATGTAAAGAAAACAGAAAAGCTAATAGCAGATATATTAGAAGATTTAAAACAACCTAAAGATGGTGAAGATAAAAAACAAACTGTCAAAGGTATAATGGGAATGAGAATATACCTTAATACTATCAAGCAAGCGTACGAAGCTATAACTAATACAGGATTAGAAGCTAAGTATAAAGAGGTTGATAAAGGTGATCACATAGAGGTTGTTGTAAAGATTCCTAAAAAATAA